The region TCTGCTGCGCGTGGGATCCGGAGCCGACTTCGAGGTTCACGTCGGGTTCGGGAATGCCGAGCTGCTCGAAGAAGAGCCGGCTCATCTCGGGGTCGTAGTGCTGGCCCGTGTGAACGATTTCCGGCTCGATCCCCTCGGCGACGAGGGCCCGGTGCACCGGCGCGATCTTCATGAAATTCGGGCGCGCACCCGCGACCAGAAGCACGCGTCGACTCACGACCGCCTCCCCCCGCTCCGCGCCCGCACCGGCCGCGCCCGGCCCTCGGCTGCCGCGCCTGCAGAGGGGCAGTCGTCGGCGAGCACGCAGCTCCCGCAACGGGGTGCGCGGGCGGAGCACACCCTGCGGCCGTGCCAGATGAGCGCGTGGCTTGCGAACCCCCAGCTCTCCGCGGGGAACAGGGCCGTGAGGTCCTCTTCGATCTTCCTCGGCTCGCGGGCGCGGCTCAGGCCCAGCCGGCGCGCGAGGCGCTGGACGTGCGTGTCGACGGCCAGTGCCGGCTCGCCGAAAGCCGTCGAGAGGACGACGTTCGCCGTCTTCCGCCCCACTCCCGGCAGCGACTCGAGCGCCTTCCGGTCCCGGGGCACTTTCCCCCCGAAACGCTCCACCAGGGCCCGCGCCGTCCCCACCACCGCGCGCGCCTTCGTCCGGAACAGGCCGATCGACGCGATCAGCGGCTCGATCTCTTCGGGCCGCGCCGACGCCAGGCGGCGGGGCGTGGGAAACCGCCGAAACAGGGCCGGCGTGACCTTGTTCACCGCCCGGTCGGTGGTCTGAGCCGAGAGGATCGTGGCCACCAGGAGCTGGAACGGATCGCGGTGGCCCAGCTCGCAGTCCGCATCGGGATAGGCGGCGCGGAGCCGGGCAAGCAGGCGGCGGGCCCGGCGGCGGCGTTCGGCGGCGCTCTCTCGGGCGGCAACCATCGGCGAGACTCTAACCCGGATCGCGCGGAGGTGCTCCGCGAAGGCGCTCCGTGTTCGTGCCGTGGCAGACTGGATCGACCATGCTGGGCTACCGCGTTCGCCTGATGCTCGCGCTCGCGCTGGCGGGTGGCCTGCCACCGGTCGTCTTTCTGTGGGCCGCGCGCCCCCAGGTCGAGCTTCTCAGGAAGGGTCTGGCGCGGGAGGCCCGGCTCCGGGCCCAGGAGGGTGTCCGGGACCGCGTGACGGCCTGGGAACGTGAAACGGCGGCACGGCTCGCCGACTGGTGTCGCGCCGCCGGTGCCCCCGTCGGCCGCCTCCTGGAAGCCGCCGGAGAGCCCCGAACAGGCCGGAGGGTCCGCCTCGCCCTCGCGGAAGTGCGGGACGCCGCTCGGGCGGCGGGAATCGACGCCGGCGCGATCTTCGACCCCGAAGGGCGTCCGCTGCTCGCCTGGGGCCGGTACGGAGGGGCGTCGGCGGGCCGGAACCCGTCCTGGAGCTTCCTTCCGTCCGAGGGAGTGCTCCTCGAACTGGCCGAGCCGTGCCCGCCCGGCCGGCCGCAGGCGCTCCGCCTCGCGGCGGTTCGGCGCTTCCCGGCCGCGGAGTTCGAGCGGGCGCTCGCGGTAGCGGCGGGAGGGCCGGTCGTGGTCGGGAGCGTCCTTCCGGGCCGCCACCCGACGGCGCCGGACCGTGCGCTGTTGACCCTTCCGAGCGCCGAGGGAAGACCGGCCGTCGGCATCGAAATCGGCCTCGAGAACGCCGGCGCCGCCCCGGCACGACGTCTCGTCCGGGGCTTGCGGTGGGCCGCCGTCGCCACGGCCATCGCCGCCGCCGGGGTCGGGCTCTTCGCGGGCTACTCCTTGTCCCGCCCCTTGGCCCGGCTGACGCGCGAGGTGACCCGCCGCGCGGACGGGGCCCCGGACCGCTCCCCGCTCCCCGGCGGCCCCGGGGAGGTCGGTGAACTCGCAGCCGCCGTCGACCGGCTCGTCGCACGGCTCGATCGCGAGCAGCTCCGCCGCATGCGGGCGGAGAGGATGGCGGCGTGGCGGGAGATCGCGCGCCGGGTCGCGCACGAGGTGCGCAACCCCCTCACCCCGATTCGCCTCGCCATGGACAACCTCAGGCGCCTGCGCCGGCGTGACCCCTCGAAACTCCCGGAACACGTCGAGGAGGAGGCCGCGTCGGTGCTCGAGGAAGTGAGCCGGCTCGAGCGGCTCGTGCGCGAGTTCGCCGAGTTCGCCCGGCTTCCGGAGCCGCGGCTGCGCCCGGTGGACGTGGCAGCGGTGGCGCAGGGCGCGGCCGCCGGGCAGATCCCCTCCGGCGGTCCGATCCGCCTCGAGGTCTCCGTCGCCGGAAGCCTGCCACCCGTGGCAGGCGACCCGGATCTGCTCGGGATGGCGGTGGCCAACGTCGCGCGCAACGCCGTCGAGGCTCTGGGCGGGGGTTCGGGCAGGATCCGCCTCACGGTCCGGCCGCTGGAGCGCGAGCCGGTCGACGGGACTCCCGGAACGCTCGTGGAGGTCGCGGTGGAGGACGATGGACCGGGGCTGCCGCCCGACATCGCCGGGCGGATCTTCGACCCCTACGTGACCGGCCGCGCCGGTGACGGCACCGGCCTCGGACTTGCGATCGTTCGCTGGATCGTTCGGGGGCACGGAGGTCTGGTCCGGGCGGGGCCCGGATCGCTCGGCGGTGCCCGCATCGCGATCCTCCTTCCGGCGCACGGGCCGCCCCTGGCGGAGGAAGGATCCGGAGGCCCGGAATGGCGAGAGTGCTGATCGCGGACGACGAGGCGAACCTGAGGGCCACCGTCGCGCGGACGCTCCGCGGGGAGGGTCACGAGCCGGTGGAGGCGGCCGACGGCGTCGAGGCGGTTTCCCGGCTCCGGCGGGGCGGGATCGACGTCGTCCTTCTCGATCTGTCGATGCCCCGCCTCGACGGATTCGGGGTGTTGCAGGCGCTGGCCGAAGAGGAAGGAGCTCCCCCGGTCATCGTCCTCACCGCCCACGCGTCGCTGGACAACGCCGTGCGGGCGGTGAAGCTGGGCGCATGGGACTTCGTGGAGAAGCCGCCGGCCGCGGAAACGCTTCTGCTCCGGATCGAGCGCGCGCTGGAGGCGGCCCGCCGGCGGGAGGAGGAAGCGCGCGGCGGCGGCCCTCTCGAGCGGATCGTCGGCTCGAGCGCAGCGATCCGCCGGCTGAGAGAGACGATCGCGCAGATCGCCCCCACCGGAGCCCGCGTGCTCGTCGTCGGCGAAAACGGAACGGGAAAGGAGCTCGTGGCGCGGGCCCTTCACGAACTCTCCCCCCGGGCTGCGGGACCGTTCGTGCGCCTCAACTGCGCCGCCGTCCCGGTCGAGCTGTTCGAATCGGAGCTGTTCGGCCATGTGCGGGGAGCGTTCACGGGTGCGGTGGGCAGCCGGCGCGGCCGGTTCGAGCGGGCCTCGGGCGGCACGCTCCTGCTCGACGAGATCGGAGAGATGCCGCTCGCCGTCCAGCCGAAGCTGCTGCGCGCCCTCGAGGAGGGCGAGATCGAGCGGCTCGGCGCCGAGCGAGGGATCCGCGTGGACGCGCGGGTGATCGCCTCGACGAACCGGGACCTGGCCCGCATGGTCCGTGAGGGGCGCTTCCGGGAAGATCTCTACTACCGCCTCGAGGTGGTCACGATCGAAGTCCCGCCCTTGCGCCACC is a window of Acidobacteriota bacterium DNA encoding:
- the nth gene encoding endonuclease III; its protein translation is MVAARESAAERRRRARRLLARLRAAYPDADCELGHRDPFQLLVATILSAQTTDRAVNKVTPALFRRFPTPRRLASARPEEIEPLIASIGLFRTKARAVVGTARALVERFGGKVPRDRKALESLPGVGRKTANVVLSTAFGEPALAVDTHVQRLARRLGLSRAREPRKIEEDLTALFPAESWGFASHALIWHGRRVCSARAPRCGSCVLADDCPSAGAAAEGRARPVRARSGGRRS
- a CDS encoding HAMP domain-containing protein, coding for MLGYRVRLMLALALAGGLPPVVFLWAARPQVELLRKGLAREARLRAQEGVRDRVTAWERETAARLADWCRAAGAPVGRLLEAAGEPRTGRRVRLALAEVRDAARAAGIDAGAIFDPEGRPLLAWGRYGGASAGRNPSWSFLPSEGVLLELAEPCPPGRPQALRLAAVRRFPAAEFERALAVAAGGPVVVGSVLPGRHPTAPDRALLTLPSAEGRPAVGIEIGLENAGAAPARRLVRGLRWAAVATAIAAAGVGLFAGYSLSRPLARLTREVTRRADGAPDRSPLPGGPGEVGELAAAVDRLVARLDREQLRRMRAERMAAWREIARRVAHEVRNPLTPIRLAMDNLRRLRRRDPSKLPEHVEEEAASVLEEVSRLERLVREFAEFARLPEPRLRPVDVAAVAQGAAAGQIPSGGPIRLEVSVAGSLPPVAGDPDLLGMAVANVARNAVEALGGGSGRIRLTVRPLEREPVDGTPGTLVEVAVEDDGPGLPPDIAGRIFDPYVTGRAGDGTGLGLAIVRWIVRGHGGLVRAGPGSLGGARIAILLPAHGPPLAEEGSGGPEWREC
- a CDS encoding sigma-54-dependent Fis family transcriptional regulator encodes the protein MARVLIADDEANLRATVARTLRGEGHEPVEAADGVEAVSRLRRGGIDVVLLDLSMPRLDGFGVLQALAEEEGAPPVIVLTAHASLDNAVRAVKLGAWDFVEKPPAAETLLLRIERALEAARRREEEARGGGPLERIVGSSAAIRRLRETIAQIAPTGARVLVVGENGTGKELVARALHELSPRAAGPFVRLNCAAVPVELFESELFGHVRGAFTGAVGSRRGRFERASGGTLLLDEIGEMPLAVQPKLLRALEEGEIERLGAERGIRVDARVIASTNRDLARMVREGRFREDLYYRLEVVTIEVPPLRHRREDIPELARHLLRAACRETGRREVPELTADALERLRREDWPGNVRQLRNVMERVAILVRGPRVDADALAPHLSGSAAFGDPDRGPLAEAVAAFERRFIQRALERHGGNVAAAARELEIERSSLYRKMRAMGLRPSR